Proteins encoded within one genomic window of Brachybacterium avium:
- a CDS encoding glycosyltransferase family 4 protein, giving the protein MERSRTPRRRVGRPPHVVVATRVYSPEPAAAAFRQEALVLALEEAGAEVTVLTTTVPGTGPVRSAAGRVSRWPVKRDRQGQVRGYLSYLSFDVPLALRLLLQRPMDALVLEPPPTTGLVGMVAAAIRRVPFTFYAADVWSDATDSVEGVPPLVRHAVRWAEKSVWTRAAHVLTISPGVQHRLEELVGERAHTTMVGNGIDTGTFTDRGEDGGQEGPYFVYAGTVSEWQGADIFVDAFTRVRAAHPTARLVFFSEGSGRDALEARVRAEGTEGIEFHDRIPPAEVAAHLRGAIAGLSSITPGQGYEFALPTKIYAATATGTPVIHAGEGAAHDRIVGHDLGWACDYAPDAVAEVMDRALRGEGTPAPEQLRAWTLRNASLAGCAKQAAEQVMGDLRH; this is encoded by the coding sequence ATGGAGCGCTCGCGCACGCCGCGCCGCAGGGTCGGACGACCACCGCACGTCGTCGTCGCCACCCGCGTCTACTCTCCGGAGCCCGCTGCCGCCGCGTTCCGACAGGAGGCGCTGGTCCTCGCGCTCGAGGAGGCCGGTGCCGAGGTGACCGTCCTGACCACGACGGTCCCCGGTACCGGCCCTGTCCGCTCCGCGGCCGGGAGGGTCTCGCGCTGGCCGGTCAAGCGCGACCGCCAGGGTCAGGTGCGCGGGTACCTCTCCTATCTCAGCTTCGACGTCCCGCTCGCCCTGCGGCTGCTGCTGCAGCGGCCGATGGATGCCCTCGTGCTGGAGCCGCCGCCCACCACCGGGCTGGTCGGCATGGTCGCCGCCGCGATCCGCCGAGTGCCCTTCACCTTCTACGCGGCGGACGTGTGGTCCGATGCGACCGACAGCGTCGAGGGGGTCCCGCCCCTGGTGCGACACGCGGTGCGCTGGGCGGAGAAGTCCGTGTGGACGCGTGCCGCCCATGTGCTGACCATCTCCCCGGGCGTGCAGCACCGTCTCGAGGAGCTCGTGGGGGAGAGGGCACACACGACGATGGTGGGCAACGGCATCGACACCGGGACCTTCACCGACCGCGGGGAGGACGGCGGGCAGGAGGGCCCGTACTTCGTCTACGCCGGTACCGTCTCCGAATGGCAGGGCGCGGACATCTTCGTCGACGCCTTCACCCGCGTGCGAGCGGCCCATCCCACGGCACGTCTGGTGTTCTTCTCCGAGGGGTCGGGGCGCGATGCGCTCGAGGCCCGGGTACGTGCCGAGGGCACCGAGGGCATCGAATTCCATGATCGGATACCTCCCGCGGAGGTCGCCGCTCATCTGCGGGGTGCGATAGCCGGCCTGTCCTCGATCACCCCTGGGCAGGGCTATGAGTTCGCGCTGCCCACGAAGATCTACGCGGCCACCGCGACCGGCACTCCGGTGATCCACGCGGGGGAGGGTGCGGCCCACGATCGCATCGTCGGTCACGACCTGGGATGGGCGTGCGATTACGCTCCCGACGCGGTGGCGGAGGTCATGGACCGGGCCCTGCGGGGTGAAGGGACTCCGGCACCGGAGCAGCTGCGCGCCTGGACCCTGCGGAACGCTTCCCTGGCCGGCTGTGCGAAGCAGGCGGCGGAGCAGGTGATGGGGGACCTGCGGCACTGA
- a CDS encoding nucleotide sugar dehydrogenase yields MKTAVVALGKIGLPLAVQFADAGHEVIGVDVNPRQVELINQGVEPFPGEAHLQEKLSELVPAGKLRATTDYAEAIPGADAVVIVVPLFVDDATWEPDFAWMDAATRSLAEHLTPGTLVSYETTLPVGTLRNRFVPMIEELSGLQESKDFFAVFSPERVLTGRVFEDLRKYPKLIGAISEAGTQRAREFYESALTFDERPDLHTPNGVWDLGTPEASELAKLAETTYRDVNIGLANEFALFAQDNGIDVYKVIEASNSQPYSHIHQPGIAVGGHCIPVYPRLYLSTDPDAETVRTARTLNASVPAKLVQRAADLLGSLQGVRAVVLGASYRAGVKETAFSGVFPVVEALRAHGAEVAVHDTFYDDEELAGFGWAPYHVGEAADLVIVQTNHPEYRDLGSSDVPGVKLLVDGRNITTAENWTGTPRLVLGDGSASTHQQGQEG; encoded by the coding sequence GTGAAGACTGCTGTTGTCGCACTGGGGAAGATCGGGCTGCCGCTGGCTGTGCAGTTCGCCGATGCCGGTCACGAGGTGATCGGGGTCGATGTGAACCCCCGGCAGGTGGAGCTGATCAACCAGGGCGTCGAACCGTTCCCCGGTGAGGCGCACCTGCAGGAGAAGCTCTCCGAGCTGGTCCCGGCCGGGAAGCTGCGGGCGACCACCGACTACGCCGAGGCGATCCCGGGCGCGGATGCGGTCGTGATCGTAGTGCCGCTGTTCGTGGACGATGCGACCTGGGAGCCGGACTTCGCGTGGATGGACGCCGCCACCAGGTCGCTGGCCGAGCACCTCACCCCCGGCACCCTGGTCTCCTACGAGACCACCCTCCCCGTCGGAACCCTGCGGAACCGGTTCGTGCCGATGATCGAAGAGCTCTCCGGGCTGCAGGAATCGAAGGACTTCTTCGCCGTGTTCTCTCCCGAGCGGGTGCTGACCGGGCGAGTGTTCGAGGACCTGCGCAAGTACCCCAAGCTGATCGGCGCGATCAGCGAGGCGGGTACGCAGCGGGCGCGAGAGTTCTACGAGTCCGCGCTCACCTTCGATGAGCGGCCGGACCTGCACACGCCCAACGGGGTGTGGGACCTCGGCACTCCCGAGGCGTCCGAGCTGGCGAAGCTCGCCGAGACCACGTACCGGGATGTGAACATCGGCCTGGCGAACGAGTTCGCGCTGTTCGCGCAGGACAACGGCATCGATGTGTACAAGGTGATCGAGGCCAGCAACTCCCAGCCCTACTCGCACATCCACCAGCCCGGCATCGCAGTGGGCGGGCACTGCATCCCGGTCTACCCGCGGCTGTACCTGTCCACCGATCCGGACGCGGAGACGGTCCGCACCGCGAGGACGCTGAACGCCTCGGTGCCGGCGAAGCTGGTCCAGCGGGCAGCGGACCTGCTCGGGTCGCTGCAGGGCGTCAGGGCCGTGGTGCTCGGGGCGTCCTACCGCGCCGGGGTGAAGGAGACCGCGTTCTCCGGAGTGTTCCCGGTGGTCGAAGCGCTGCGCGCGCACGGCGCGGAGGTCGCGGTGCACGACACGTTCTACGACGACGAGGAGCTGGCCGGCTTCGGCTGGGCCCCGTACCACGTGGGCGAGGCCGCGGATCTGGTGATCGTCCAGACCAACCATCCCGAGTACCGCGACCTGGGCAGCAGCGACGTGCCCGGAGTGAAGCTGCTCGTGGACGGCCGCAACATCACCACCGCCGAGAACTGGACGGGCACCCCGCGCCTCGTCCTCGGCGACGGCTCCGCCTCCACCCACCAGCAGGGCCAGGAGGGCTGA
- a CDS encoding DUF2304 domain-containing protein — protein sequence MGEQELILGLGPTLVGNRTFIIQLLLVLGIVVIVAWLFIKRGAKQLAVRRLLIIAFAVFAVLTVLFPGMLSKVANIVGVGRGADLLLYATVLVLLGFLALQEARTKAAEKRTTYLARLLSLDEAIPPAEYRAAALGRQDG from the coding sequence ATGGGTGAGCAGGAGCTGATCCTCGGGCTGGGGCCCACCCTGGTCGGCAACCGCACCTTCATCATCCAGCTGCTGCTGGTGCTGGGGATCGTGGTGATCGTCGCCTGGTTGTTCATCAAGCGCGGCGCGAAGCAGCTCGCGGTGCGCCGCCTGCTGATCATCGCGTTCGCGGTGTTCGCCGTCCTCACGGTGCTGTTCCCGGGCATGCTCTCGAAGGTGGCGAACATCGTCGGCGTCGGCCGTGGCGCCGATCTCCTGCTGTACGCCACCGTGCTGGTGCTGCTGGGGTTCCTCGCCCTGCAGGAGGCGCGGACCAAGGCGGCGGAGAAGCGCACCACCTACCTCGCACGGCTCCTGTCCCTCGATGAGGCCATCCCGCCCGCCGAGTACCGTGCCGCGGCGCTCGGCCGTCAGGACGGATGA
- the wecB gene encoding non-hydrolyzing UDP-N-acetylglucosamine 2-epimerase translates to MKILSVVGARPQFVKLAALADAAARRDDIEHVIVHTGQHYDAAMSDVFFADLRIPAPDVNLAVGSGSHGRQTGAMLAGMDEVLEEHRPDWTLVYGDTNSTLAGTLSAVKMHLKVAHLEAGLRSFNRRMPEEHNRVLTDHAADLLLAPTEVAREHLAAEGLAARTVVTGDVMTDVCLRVAESVRGTTPPLPAGIDPEAPYAVATIHRADNTDDPARLAAIITALQGLDVPLALFAHPRLIARARAAGIELAGGAVHVGEPVAYPDLIGAVQHAAAVVTDSGGLQKEAYLLGTPCSTIRSETEWVETLENDWNRLVTDPRELTGAVTRPRPEAARPPYYGDGRAAARSIDALAEHA, encoded by the coding sequence ATGAAGATCCTGTCCGTCGTGGGCGCGCGCCCGCAGTTCGTCAAGCTCGCAGCCCTCGCCGACGCAGCCGCCCGAAGGGATGATATCGAGCATGTGATCGTCCACACCGGTCAGCACTACGACGCCGCCATGAGCGACGTCTTCTTCGCAGATCTGCGCATTCCCGCTCCGGACGTGAACCTCGCCGTCGGCTCCGGCAGCCACGGTCGCCAGACCGGTGCGATGCTGGCCGGGATGGACGAGGTCCTCGAGGAGCACCGACCGGACTGGACACTGGTCTACGGCGACACCAACTCCACTCTGGCCGGCACCCTCTCGGCGGTGAAGATGCATCTGAAGGTCGCGCACCTCGAGGCCGGGCTGCGCTCCTTCAACCGCCGCATGCCCGAGGAGCACAACCGCGTGCTCACCGACCACGCCGCCGACCTGCTGCTGGCCCCCACCGAGGTCGCTCGCGAGCATCTCGCCGCAGAAGGCCTGGCCGCACGCACCGTGGTCACCGGGGACGTGATGACCGATGTCTGCCTGCGCGTCGCCGAGTCGGTGCGCGGCACCACGCCCCCGCTGCCCGCGGGCATCGACCCCGAGGCGCCCTACGCGGTCGCGACCATCCACCGCGCGGACAATACCGACGACCCCGCGCGGCTGGCCGCGATCATCACCGCCCTGCAGGGGCTGGACGTCCCCCTGGCACTGTTCGCCCACCCACGGCTGATCGCCCGCGCGCGAGCGGCCGGGATCGAACTGGCCGGAGGCGCCGTGCACGTCGGCGAGCCCGTGGCCTACCCGGATCTGATCGGCGCCGTGCAGCACGCCGCGGCCGTCGTCACCGACTCCGGTGGCCTGCAGAAGGAGGCCTATCTGCTGGGCACCCCGTGCTCCACGATCCGCTCCGAGACCGAATGGGTGGAAACGCTCGAGAACGACTGGAACCGTCTGGTCACCGACCCGCGGGAGCTGACCGGAGCCGTCACCCGGCCCCGGCCCGAGGCCGCGAGGCCCCCGTACTACGGAGACGGCCGCGCCGCCGCTCGCAGCATCGACGCCCTGGCGGAGCACGCCTGA
- a CDS encoding acyltransferase, with product MRIIAVLGVITVHVIADHLDSGSTVLMHVLRSLLSTAVPAFIMISGALNLAPAAMRHGSAQFLDRRLRRLVPATVVWTAFYAGVMGILLPDEPVDWRQEVLDLLTASSYPHLYFLPLILGLTVVTPVIAAYVGDSGRRAWICGAVAAGWALVVMAVPQLTTGLFEKPLMPLQMGVFTYFLPFIGYYVLGRAAWTAPVGRVGGRWLLLAAVPVTTAATVWAYISRVTATPPGKFLLPTYVAPTVMLLSLALVIALMALGRDWSVAARTERRLRRIGDATFGVFLVHFAILVGLRELGWPEESVLTVTALLVVVTAVSFAIALLGKRVPGLRAIL from the coding sequence GTGCGGATCATCGCGGTGCTCGGGGTGATCACGGTGCATGTCATCGCCGATCATCTCGACTCCGGATCGACGGTGCTGATGCACGTGCTGCGCTCGCTGCTGTCCACCGCGGTCCCGGCCTTCATCATGATCTCGGGGGCGCTGAACCTGGCGCCCGCAGCGATGCGCCATGGCTCGGCACAGTTCCTGGATCGTCGGCTCCGGCGCCTGGTCCCGGCCACCGTGGTGTGGACCGCCTTCTACGCCGGGGTGATGGGCATCCTGCTGCCGGACGAGCCGGTGGACTGGCGTCAGGAGGTGCTGGACCTGCTGACGGCCTCGTCGTACCCGCACCTGTACTTCCTGCCGCTGATCCTCGGCCTGACCGTGGTCACCCCCGTGATCGCCGCCTATGTGGGCGACTCAGGTCGGAGAGCGTGGATCTGCGGGGCGGTGGCAGCCGGTTGGGCGCTCGTCGTGATGGCAGTGCCACAGCTCACGACAGGGCTGTTCGAGAAGCCGCTGATGCCGCTGCAGATGGGCGTGTTCACCTACTTCCTGCCGTTCATCGGGTACTACGTGCTGGGCCGCGCCGCGTGGACGGCACCGGTGGGACGGGTCGGGGGACGGTGGCTGCTGCTGGCGGCGGTCCCGGTCACCACGGCGGCGACCGTGTGGGCGTACATCTCCCGCGTCACGGCGACACCCCCGGGAAAGTTCCTGCTGCCCACCTACGTGGCACCGACCGTGATGCTGCTGTCCCTGGCGCTGGTGATCGCGCTGATGGCCTTGGGCCGGGACTGGTCCGTCGCGGCCCGCACGGAGAGGCGGCTGCGCCGGATCGGCGACGCCACGTTCGGCGTGTTCCTCGTCCACTTCGCGATCCTGGTGGGTCTGCGGGAACTGGGCTGGCCGGAGGAATCGGTCCTCACCGTGACTGCCCTGCTGGTGGTGGTGACGGCGGTGTCCTTCGCGATCGCCCTGCTCGGCAAGCGGGTGCCCGGTCTGCGTGCGATCCTCTGA
- a CDS encoding glycosyltransferase, with the protein MNVTVVTTWFPTTVAPSRGSFVVRDTRALARHQDVRLVHLVPPGDDDGTRRLVHEGIEVLRIPMDPRRPDQVVQAARQLQQALRGTGLVHSMAFSALLPLAVRRPQVPWVHTEHWSALTTPETLPKPAQLGLPALSRLLRLPDRVTAVCEFLARPIRAVRGDRPTDVVPCIVEPGPVPPRRDRTDGTLRLVSTGGLIPRKDPLVAVETLARLVEDGLDVHLEWLGEGPLREQTLARATELGVAGRLELAGTVDGSGVRAALARADLFFGPTRADNFFVSAAEAIVSGRPVVLGATGGQGEYVRPEVGALVEVQEASIYAEAIRDLDARTRTLDAQQIADTIGDDFSARTVGDGYARVHRLARTVGTATPAQPAAADAPAAADGADPRPSVLVISFSDISRDARVLKQVRMFAAEYRVLTCGYGPCPEGSTWHLRIPDDLKQWRLDKALVLSGRYRRAYWEQEVVAWVMAQGLPRTDVVLADDVDTVPLALSLDPRGGVHADLHEYAPRQKEDRPAWRLFVAPYLRWICRTYVTRADSVTTVGLGLAQEYLREFGIRAEVVTNAAPFQELSPSPVGQPLRIVHSGGAMPSRRLDLMIEAMRDTALDATLDLYLVPSDPGYVERLRDQAAQLPAGRVGVHDAVPYDDLHAVLNAYDIGVFVCPPTTFNLANALPNKVFDFVQARLALVVSPTPEMRSLVEDRDLGAVTAGFGADDLAETLRGLDAAAVQAAKASSDHHAVDLAAERQSTAWETAVRALADRAGRGGPD; encoded by the coding sequence ATGAACGTCACCGTCGTCACCACGTGGTTCCCCACCACCGTCGCCCCCTCGCGCGGCTCCTTCGTGGTCCGCGACACCCGAGCCCTCGCCCGTCATCAGGACGTGCGGCTGGTCCACCTGGTGCCCCCGGGGGACGACGATGGGACCCGTCGCCTCGTCCACGAGGGCATCGAGGTGCTGCGCATCCCGATGGATCCCCGACGTCCCGACCAGGTGGTGCAGGCCGCGCGGCAGCTGCAGCAGGCTCTCCGGGGCACGGGCCTCGTGCACTCGATGGCATTCTCGGCCCTGCTCCCCCTCGCCGTGCGCCGCCCGCAGGTGCCCTGGGTCCATACCGAGCACTGGTCGGCCCTGACCACGCCCGAGACCCTGCCGAAGCCGGCGCAGCTGGGCCTGCCGGCGCTGTCGCGGCTGCTGAGACTGCCCGACCGGGTCACCGCGGTCTGTGAGTTCCTGGCGCGTCCGATCCGTGCCGTGCGCGGGGACCGACCCACCGACGTGGTCCCCTGCATCGTCGAGCCGGGCCCGGTGCCGCCCCGTCGTGACCGCACCGACGGCACCCTCCGCCTGGTCTCCACCGGAGGTCTGATCCCCCGCAAGGATCCCCTGGTCGCCGTCGAGACGCTGGCGCGGCTCGTCGAGGACGGTCTGGACGTGCACCTGGAGTGGCTCGGAGAGGGGCCGCTGCGTGAGCAGACCCTGGCCCGGGCCACGGAGCTCGGGGTCGCCGGGCGCCTGGAGCTGGCGGGCACCGTGGACGGCTCCGGTGTCCGCGCAGCGCTCGCCCGGGCGGACCTGTTCTTCGGCCCCACCCGAGCGGACAACTTCTTCGTCTCCGCCGCCGAGGCGATAGTCTCCGGCCGCCCCGTCGTGCTCGGTGCCACCGGCGGGCAGGGCGAATACGTCCGGCCGGAGGTCGGCGCACTGGTCGAGGTGCAGGAGGCGAGCATCTACGCCGAGGCGATCCGGGACCTCGATGCCCGGACCCGCACCCTGGATGCCCAGCAGATCGCGGACACCATCGGGGACGACTTCTCCGCCCGGACGGTCGGTGACGGGTACGCCCGCGTGCACCGCCTCGCCCGGACCGTCGGCACTGCCACCCCGGCGCAGCCGGCCGCTGCGGATGCGCCTGCCGCGGCGGACGGGGCGGACCCCCGCCCCTCAGTGCTGGTGATCTCCTTCTCGGACATCTCCCGCGATGCCCGGGTGCTCAAGCAGGTACGGATGTTCGCTGCCGAGTATCGGGTGCTCACCTGCGGCTACGGTCCTTGCCCGGAGGGATCGACCTGGCACCTGCGGATCCCCGATGACCTCAAGCAGTGGCGGCTGGACAAGGCACTGGTCCTCTCCGGCCGGTACCGCCGGGCGTACTGGGAACAGGAGGTCGTGGCGTGGGTGATGGCACAGGGCCTTCCGCGGACCGATGTGGTCCTCGCCGACGACGTCGACACCGTCCCCCTCGCCCTCTCCCTGGACCCGCGGGGCGGCGTGCACGCCGATCTGCACGAGTACGCGCCGCGCCAGAAGGAGGACCGACCGGCCTGGCGGCTGTTCGTGGCCCCGTACCTGCGGTGGATCTGCCGCACCTACGTCACCCGTGCCGACTCGGTGACGACCGTCGGTCTTGGTCTGGCCCAGGAGTATCTGCGGGAGTTCGGCATCCGGGCCGAGGTGGTCACCAATGCCGCCCCCTTCCAGGAGCTCTCGCCCTCGCCGGTAGGGCAGCCGCTGCGGATCGTGCATTCGGGCGGTGCGATGCCGTCACGGCGACTGGACCTGATGATCGAGGCGATGCGCGACACCGCCCTCGACGCCACGCTGGATCTGTACCTGGTCCCCAGCGATCCCGGCTATGTGGAGCGTCTGCGCGACCAGGCCGCCCAGCTCCCGGCAGGACGCGTGGGGGTGCACGACGCCGTCCCGTACGACGACCTCCACGCCGTGCTCAACGCGTACGACATCGGGGTGTTCGTCTGCCCTCCCACCACGTTCAACCTCGCCAACGCCCTGCCCAACAAGGTGTTCGACTTCGTGCAGGCCCGCCTGGCACTGGTCGTCTCGCCGACCCCGGAGATGCGCAGCCTGGTCGAGGACCGGGACCTCGGCGCGGTCACCGCCGGATTCGGTGCCGACGATCTGGCGGAGACGCTGCGCGGCCTGGATGCCGCCGCAGTGCAGGCGGCGAAGGCGAGCAGCGACCACCACGCCGTCGACCTGGCGGCCGAACGGCAGAGCACGGCCTGGGAGACCGCGGTGCGCGCGCTCGCCGATCGAGCGGGGCGCGGCGGCCCCGACTGA
- a CDS encoding DUF6541 family protein, with protein MGIRWSLLPFLLMAVLLVAVAAGLRRAGVSLPATVLDGALSPQRAVPGGAAWIAGAVAVALVPLMIQAGRPDAVLERWDTLYHLSALQHVRETGIASSLQVGVISSTQGDPSYYPAAFHALAALVPGVPTATLLNATVLALAVVPWILGIALLARTVFAEVSWAPFAAAVTAILIPATPLDLWIHLSPIPNLSGFAALPGALAAAAALWNALLPGISARPALAAAAAVGSAGAGLGLMHPNVAVTALILLAVLTAVTAAPQWRRRPALIAVPVLAVLPVALLSFTPLGAHVTGFNGGLEVSWWLALGEVLLGLLTVWPMALGVVIAMLWWPGLVTALAAPARRWLAIAWIVIAVIYLDAALDSPLNLSALFYRGQDRLSMPLAMLSAVLVVPGLQCWTRVLGRWPARRSASRGPSAMTAGLVVAAVLLTLTSVPARSDNAAKNLAADYPGRGRFLQADERLLFEQHVPQMDPEGTVLASPFSGAAHLYALFGQDVRLPVAGMAYTDLDRDLLYATEDAATDPADCRLLEENGIAYVYQELQPYNRHKTSDSVNLAGPDLGTLLFSTDHSRMIEIDCDPGDGSYDPV; from the coding sequence GTGGGGATCCGCTGGTCGCTGCTGCCATTCCTGCTCATGGCCGTCCTGCTGGTCGCCGTCGCCGCTGGGCTGCGCCGAGCGGGAGTGTCGCTGCCGGCGACGGTGCTGGACGGTGCCCTGTCCCCACAGCGCGCAGTGCCCGGTGGTGCCGCGTGGATCGCCGGCGCCGTGGCGGTCGCGCTCGTGCCGCTGATGATCCAGGCCGGGCGCCCCGACGCCGTGCTGGAGCGCTGGGACACCCTCTACCATCTCTCGGCGCTGCAGCATGTGCGGGAAACCGGCATCGCCTCGAGCCTGCAGGTCGGCGTGATCTCCTCTACGCAGGGGGATCCCAGCTACTACCCTGCCGCCTTCCACGCGCTGGCGGCCCTGGTCCCCGGCGTCCCCACTGCCACACTGCTCAACGCGACCGTGCTGGCACTGGCCGTGGTGCCCTGGATCCTCGGCATCGCGCTGCTGGCCCGCACCGTGTTCGCCGAGGTGTCGTGGGCACCCTTCGCGGCCGCCGTCACCGCCATCCTGATCCCGGCCACTCCGCTGGACCTGTGGATCCACCTCTCCCCCATTCCCAACCTCTCCGGCTTCGCCGCGCTGCCCGGGGCGCTGGCCGCCGCGGCCGCGCTCTGGAACGCGCTGCTTCCGGGGATCTCCGCACGCCCCGCGCTGGCCGCCGCTGCGGCCGTCGGCAGCGCCGGGGCGGGCCTCGGGCTCATGCATCCGAACGTCGCGGTGACGGCGCTGATCCTGCTGGCGGTGCTGACCGCCGTGACGGCCGCGCCGCAGTGGCGACGCCGGCCGGCGCTGATCGCGGTGCCGGTGCTCGCCGTGCTGCCCGTCGCGCTGCTGTCCTTCACCCCGCTGGGCGCTCACGTGACGGGGTTCAACGGCGGTCTGGAGGTCTCCTGGTGGCTGGCTCTCGGCGAGGTCCTGCTGGGGCTGCTCACGGTGTGGCCGATGGCGCTCGGCGTGGTGATCGCCATGCTGTGGTGGCCGGGGCTGGTCACCGCACTGGCCGCCCCGGCGCGTCGCTGGCTCGCGATCGCCTGGATCGTGATCGCGGTGATCTACCTCGATGCGGCACTGGACTCCCCTCTGAACCTCTCCGCGCTCTTCTACCGGGGGCAGGACCGTCTCTCGATGCCGCTGGCGATGCTGTCCGCCGTGCTGGTGGTGCCGGGTCTGCAGTGCTGGACTCGGGTGCTGGGGCGGTGGCCGGCCCGGCGATCTGCCTCCCGCGGACCCTCCGCGATGACGGCAGGGCTGGTCGTCGCCGCCGTCCTGCTGACCCTCACCTCGGTCCCGGCCCGGAGCGACAACGCCGCCAAGAACCTCGCGGCCGACTACCCGGGCAGGGGCCGGTTCCTGCAGGCCGACGAGCGGCTGCTCTTCGAGCAGCACGTACCGCAGATGGACCCGGAGGGCACCGTCCTGGCCAGCCCGTTCTCGGGCGCGGCACACCTGTATGCCCTGTTCGGCCAGGACGTGCGGCTGCCGGTGGCCGGCATGGCCTACACCGACCTGGACCGCGACCTGCTCTACGCCACCGAGGACGCCGCGACGGATCCGGCCGACTGTCGCCTGCTGGAGGAGAACGGGATCGCCTACGTCTACCAGGAGCTGCAGCCCTACAACCGCCACAAGACCTCCGATTCGGTCAACCTCGCCGGGCCCGACCTGGGCACACTGCTGTTCAGCACGGACCATTCGCGCATGATCGAGATCGACTGCGATCCCGGGGACGGCAGCTATGACCCCGTCTGA
- a CDS encoding glycosyltransferase, whose product MGERAYRTMALGTYWANATRAGRRLAPDVVHANDANTLVPALAIRALSRSRVGIIYDSHELWRHRNVRPGRLLAPLVERITESVGIRLVDGVLTVSPSIADWLQSTYRLAETPSLVRNIPVADGPPDRRTGVLRERAGLGPQDRVIAYGGRITTARGIEETLAALPHLDDHVHFVLLGYGEEAALEEVRGQARTLGVEHRVHLVGAVPPAEVSRALADGDVAVVHVRPICLSYRFALPNKLFESIRAGLPIAAADLPDMSAVVEELGVGEVFRGSSPEDLADALRAILEAPQAYRERAVAAAPLLTWEREIQGMTAMYRRVLRNVSAGAR is encoded by the coding sequence GTGGGCGAGCGCGCCTATCGCACGATGGCGCTCGGCACCTACTGGGCGAACGCGACGCGCGCCGGTCGACGTCTCGCACCTGACGTGGTCCATGCGAACGATGCCAACACCCTGGTTCCCGCACTGGCCATTCGCGCGCTGTCCCGTTCCCGGGTGGGGATCATCTACGACTCGCACGAGCTGTGGCGGCACCGCAACGTGCGTCCGGGGCGCCTGTTGGCACCGCTGGTCGAGCGGATCACCGAGAGCGTGGGCATCCGTCTGGTGGACGGTGTCCTCACCGTCTCCCCCTCGATCGCCGACTGGTTGCAGTCGACGTACCGCCTGGCCGAGACACCGTCTCTGGTCCGCAACATCCCGGTGGCCGACGGCCCGCCCGATCGACGCACAGGGGTGCTCCGCGAGCGGGCCGGCCTCGGACCGCAGGACCGGGTCATCGCCTACGGCGGAAGGATCACCACGGCCCGTGGCATCGAGGAGACCCTCGCCGCGCTGCCGCATCTGGACGACCACGTGCATTTCGTCCTGCTCGGGTACGGCGAGGAGGCAGCCCTCGAGGAGGTGCGGGGACAGGCCCGCACCCTCGGCGTCGAGCATCGGGTGCATCTGGTGGGTGCCGTCCCGCCCGCCGAGGTGTCCCGTGCCCTCGCGGACGGGGACGTGGCGGTCGTCCACGTCCGGCCGATCTGCCTGTCCTATCGGTTCGCTCTGCCCAACAAGCTGTTCGAGTCGATCCGGGCCGGTCTCCCGATCGCCGCGGCCGACCTTCCCGACATGAGCGCCGTGGTCGAGGAGCTCGGCGTCGGCGAGGTGTTCCGCGGCTCCAGCCCGGAGGATCTCGCCGATGCGCTGCGAGCGATCCTCGAGGCGCCTCAGGCGTACCGGGAGCGCGCAGTGGCCGCTGCTCCGCTCCTGACGTGGGAGCGGGAGATCCAGGGGATGACGGCGATGTACCGCCGGGTGCTCCGGAACGTCTCGGCGGGCGCCCGATGA